The following proteins are encoded in a genomic region of Acidobacteriota bacterium:
- a CDS encoding 6,7-dimethyl-8-ribityllumazine synthase, producing the protein MRFAIVVSRWNHDLTSRLAAGAVEALVESGASADNVDRYDVPGALELPLLCFKAAAKRQYDGVIAIGVVIRGDTPHFEYVAGQAAAGIMRASLDTGVPVMFGVITVDTLEQALARTGEKADNKGYEAAMSAIETVHAMRALNERFEPNF; encoded by the coding sequence ATGCGTTTCGCGATTGTCGTCAGTCGCTGGAATCACGATCTGACTTCGAGGCTGGCCGCAGGTGCGGTGGAAGCACTGGTTGAATCCGGAGCGTCCGCCGATAATGTCGATCGATATGATGTTCCGGGAGCGTTAGAATTGCCGCTGTTGTGCTTTAAGGCAGCAGCAAAACGACAATATGACGGGGTGATCGCGATCGGGGTCGTGATCCGCGGCGATACGCCGCATTTCGAATACGTCGCCGGTCAGGCCGCCGCCGGTATTATGCGGGCCTCGCTTGATACCGGCGTGCCGGTGATGTTCGGCGTCATCACCGTAGATACTTTAGAACAGGCGCTAGCGCGAACGGGCGAAAAAGCGGATAATAAAGGTTACGAAGCGGCTATGTCCGCGATCGAGACGGTTCACGCAATGCGAGCTTTAAATGAGCGGTTTGAACCGAATTTTTAG
- the nusB gene encoding transcription antitermination factor NusB → MSFENIEKGSGTRHKAREAALQMLFAHDMDDSPCQQLTDHYWNELGDTNHDDKTREFANKLVCGTIDKQTEIDDIIRIRAEHWRIERMAIVDRNVLRLAVFEMYFHDTPDTVALNEALEIARKFSTYEATQFINGLLDSIKQDHERSIADADSDAPQVSTTTSAK, encoded by the coding sequence ATGTCGTTTGAAAATATAGAAAAGGGTTCCGGCACCAGGCATAAGGCCCGCGAAGCGGCTTTGCAGATGCTCTTTGCTCACGACATGGACGACTCGCCGTGTCAGCAGCTCACCGATCATTATTGGAACGAACTCGGTGACACGAACCACGATGACAAAACCCGCGAATTCGCCAACAAACTTGTTTGCGGAACGATCGACAAACAAACTGAGATCGACGACATAATCCGGATCCGCGCCGAACATTGGCGTATCGAGCGGATGGCAATTGTTGACCGCAATGTGCTCAGGCTAGCGGTATTCGAGATGTACTTTCACGACACGCCTGACACCGTCGCCCTGAACGAGGCTCTCGAGATCGCACGGAAATTCTCTACCTACGAGGCGACACAGTTCATAAACGGGTTACTCGACTCGATCAAACAGGATCACGAGAGATCTATTGCAGACGCGGACAGTGACGCTCCCCAAGTTTCAACCACGACATCCGCGAAATAG